A region of the Desulfobacter postgatei 2ac9 genome:
GCTATATTTATTTTGTATAAACCCCGGGACTTGAAAAATAAAGCTTTTTCATGATATTTAAACAGGTTCTAAATAGATTGTGGAACGCTTTTACCATAAAAATTTAAGGGACAGGTATTAATCCATATGAAAGCATTGTTAGCCCTGGAAGATGGAAGAACATTTTCCTGCACAAGTTTTACAGGGCCGGGGGAAGCCCAGGGAGAGGTGGTGTTCAACACCAGCATGACCGGGTACCAGGAAATTTTGACCGACCCGTCCTATTACGGGCAGATGGTCACCATGACCTATCCGCTCATAGGCAATTACGGCGTGTGTCCGGAAGATGTTGAATCAGACCGTATTCATGTGGCAGCCTTCATTGTCAAAGAATACCAACCGTTTCCAAGCAATTTCAGATCAAAGGGAACTCTTGCCGACTATCTGATAAAATCCCATATCCTGGGCATTGAGGACCTTGATACAAGAGCGCTTACCCGGCATATACGAAAATCGGGTGCCATGCGCGCCATGATCTCCACCACGGATCTGGACCCTGAATCCCTTGTGGCCCGGGCAAGATTAATCCCTTCCATGGAAGGATCAGATCTGGTTGGATATGTCACAACCCGAAAACCCTATTTCTGGAAAGACAACTCTCCCGATTATGTGGATGCCAAAAGCCTTGAAGACCCCTCTATATGGCGCCACAAAGGCACAAAACATTCTGTTGTGGCCCTGGATTTCGGCATTAAATACAATATCATCCGCTGTCTTGAAAACGCAGGATGTGAGGTGCTGGTGGTTCCGGCAAAAACCGATGCCCAGACCATAAAATACCTGAACCCGGACGGTATTTTCCTGTCCAACGGCCCCGGCGACCCTGAACCTTTGACCTATATCGTGGAAACCATACGCGAACTTCTCGAACATTTTCCCGTCTTTGGTATATGCCTTGGCATGCAGCTTTTAGGTCTTGCCATGGGCGGTAAAACCATGAAGATTAAATTCGGCCACAGGGGCGGCAATCAGCCGGTGAAGAATATAGATACCGGAAAAGTCGAGATTACCTCCCAGAACCACGGATTTGCAGTGGATCTCAATACCCTTGACAAAAACAAGTGCCGGCTGACCCACATCAACCTGAACGAATACTCCCTGGAAGGGCTCAAAAATGATACCATCCGGGCGTTTGCCGTCCAGTATCACCCCGAAGCCTCCCCGGGCCCCCATGATGCGGCCTATCTTTTTAACCAGTTTGCAAAAGTGATGGAAAATGCCAAAGCGTAACGACATCCACAAAATTCTGATCATTGGTGCCGGCCCGATCATCATCAGCCAGGCCTGCGAGTTTGACTATTCCGGCACCCAGGCCTGCAAGGCCTTAAAGGAAGAAGGATTTGAAGTTGTCCTGATCAACTCCAATCCGGCCACCATCATGACCGACCCTGAAACAGCCGACCGGGTCTATATTGAGCCGGTGACGGCTGAAACCCTGTGCAAGGTCATTGAGATTGAACGTCCCGATGCGGTGCTGCCCACCCTTGGGGGTCAGACTGCCCTGAACACCACCATTGATGCAGCCAAAACAGGGATATTTGAACGCTATAATATTGAGCTGATCGGTGCCTCCATTGACGCCATCAACAAGGCCGAAGACCGCGAACTGTTCCGGGATGCCATGAATAAAATCGGTTTGAGAATTCCAAAATCCGGGTTTGCCGTCAATATGACTGAAGTGGAAGAGGTGGCCCAGCAGATCGGATTTCCCATTATTGTCCGGCCAAGCTTTACCCTGGGCGGAACCGGCGGCGGTGTGGCCTACAACATGGAAGAGCTTGCAAATCTTGCCAAGTCCGGCCTTGACGCCTCCCTGATCACCCAGGTGATGCTTGAGGAGTCTGTTCTGGGGTGGAAGGAGTTCGAGCTGGAGGTAATGCGGGACCACGCGGACAACGTGGTGATCATCTGCTCCATTGAGAATATTGACGCCATGGGGGTTCACACCGGCGATTCCATTACCGTGGCCCCGGCCCAGACCCTGTCCGACAAAGAATACCAGGCCCTGCGGGATGCCTCCATTGCCATCATCAGGGAGATCGGCGTAGACACGGGCGGCTCCAATGTTCAATTTGCCGTGAACCCGGATAACGGGGATATTATCGTGGTTGAAATGAACCCCAGGGTATCCAGGTCTTCCGCTCTTGCCTCCAAGGCCACGGGCTTTCCCATTGCCAAAATTGCAGCCAAGCTTGCCGTAGGGTATACCCTAGATGAGATTCCCAATGATATCACCGGCGAAACCATGGCCTGCTTTGAGCCGTCCATTGACTATTGTGTGGTCAAAATTCCGCGCTGGACCTTTGAAAAATTTCCCGAAACAGACGACATACTGACCACTGCCATGAAATCCGTGGGCGAAACCATGTCCATCGGCAGAACATTTAAAGAGGCACTTCAAAAAGGTCTGCGCTCCCTTGAAATCGGCCGGGCCGGTTTTGGTGCCGACGGAAAAGACCCTGCTCCCGGATCTGTGGCGGGTATGGATCTGGAATACAAATTATCCACCCCTAATTCCCAGCGGATTTTTTACATCAAATACGCCATTGAACACGGCATGCCCATCACCATGATCCATGATCTCACCGATATTGATCCATGGTTTCTGTACCAGATGAAGCAGATTGTCGACCTTGAAAAGCAGTTGAAACTGGCCGGTATGAACCTGCCAAAGGATCTTTTTGAAAAGGCAAAAAAATACGGGTTCTCCGACACGCAGCTGGCCTATCTGTCCGGGGGGCTGACAGACAAGCAGATCGAACAGAAACGAAAAGATTTAGGCATTGTTCCGGTATATAAACTTGTGGACACCTGTGCTGCGGAATTCAGGGCCGTTACCCCTTACTACTACTCCACCTATGAAAGCGAATGCGAAGCCCGGGTGTCGGACAAGAAAAAGGTGATCATCCTGGGCGGCGGTCCCAACCGTATCGGCCAGGGTATTGAGTTTGATTACTGCTGTGTTCATGCCTCCTTTGCCTTAAGGGAAGAAGGGGTTGAATCCATCATGGTCAATTCCAACCCGGAAACGGTCTCCACGGACTATGACACCTCGGACAAGCTCTACTTTGAACCGTTGACCCGGGAAGATGTGCTTCACATCGTGGAAAAGGAAAAACCCTTTGGGGTGATTGTCCAGTTCGGGGGCCAGACACCGTTGAACCTTGCCACGGACCTTCAAAAAGCAGGGGTTCCCATCATCGGCACAAGTCCGGAAAGCATAGACCGCGCCGAAGATAGGGATCTTTTTGCGGCCATGCTTAAAAAACTGGGCCTTCGCCAGCCGGATAACGGCATTGCATATTCCTACCAAGAAGCCGTGAAAGTGGCCAGGGATATCGGATACCCGGTCATGGTTCGCCCCTCCTTTGTGCTGGGCGGCCGGGCCATGAAAATCGTCTATGATGAAAAGGATCTGGAATCCTATTTTGAACTGGCGGTCCAGGCATCCCCGGACAAGCCCGTACTCATTGACAAGTTTCTGGAAGAAGCCTTTGAGCTGGATGTGGACGCCATTTCCGACGGTGAAGACACCATTATCGGCGGCATGATGGAACATATTGAAGAGGCAGGTATCCATTCCGGAGATTCCGCCTGTGTGCTGCCGCCCTATTCCATTGAAGCGCACCACATCAAAGAGATGTCTGATGCGGCAAAAGCCATTGCCAAAGAACTTAATGTCAAGGGTCTGATGAACATCCAGTTCGGGATTATGAATGACACGGTGTACATCATTGAAGTCAATCCCAGGGCATCCCGGACCATCCCCTTTGTCTCCAAGGCGATCGGTGTGCCTCTGGCCAAACTGGCCACCAAGGTGATGCTGGGAAAAACCTTAAAAGAACTTGGGGTGACCACCGAAGTTATCCCGCCCTATTATTGTGTCAAAGAAGCAGTAATGCCCTTTGACCGCTTTGAAAACGTCGATCCTGTTCTTGGGCCGGAGATGAAATCCACAGGCGAAGTCATGGGCATTGATAAAGATCTTGGCGCAGCTGTGGCCAAAGCTCAGTTTGCTGCCGGACAGAAACTGCCCAAGGAAGGCACTGTATTTATCTCCGTCCAGGACAAGGATAAAAAGGCGGCACTGCCTGTGGCAAAATGTTTCCATGACATGGGATTCACCATCATGGCCACCCGGGGAACCGTCACATTCCTGGAAGAAAACAAAATTCCATCCACATTTGTAAAAAAAGTATCCGCAGGCCGACCCCATGTGGTGGATGCCGTGAAAAACGGTGAAATCCAGCTTATATTAAATACAGGCGCCTCCAGCCAGACCCAAAGAGACGGCTATGAAATTCGCAGGGCCGCCATTAAATATAAAATACCTTATGCCACCACCACGGACGGGGCCCGGGCCATCAGCCTGGCCATCCAGGCCATGAAAAAAGAGAACCTGACGGTTAAGCCACTCCAGTATTATCACCAGGAAATTAAGCATTGAAAGAACCAGAAATGAATACGACCCACCCAAATTGTTCGACCTGCCCCGTTTTTACGCCCAGTGAACGTCCCAAAGATGAATGTGGGGTTTTTGGCCTTTACAAACACCCGGAAGCGGCCCAAATTACCTACTTCGGGCTTTATGCGCTTCAACACAGGGGCCAGGAAAGTGCGGGCATCTCCGTGAACCGGGGGATTAATGATAAAATTTTCTCCCATAAAGGCATGGGACTTGTACCGGAAATTTTCAACATGGACGACCTTAAACGCATTGAAGGCGGGTCTGCCATCGGCCATGTCCGGTACTCCACGACGGGAGATTCCGTTCTGGCCAATGCCCAGCCTTTTGTGGTGAACCATCGGCACCGCTCCTATGCCCTGGCTCACAATGGTAATCTGGTCAACGCCCACATCATCCGCGAAGAACTTGAGGAACAGGGCTCCATCTTCCAGACCACCATGGATTCGGAAGTGTTTCTGCACCTGTTTATTAAAAACCTTATAAAGGGCGATTATGAATCAGCCATATTAAAGGCCGTCTCAAAGCTTGAAGGCGCCTATTCCATGATTCTTCTGACCTGTAAGGGCGAAATTATCGGCATGAAAGACCCCAACGGATTCCGCCCCCTGGCCCTTGGAAAACTCAACGGGCACTATGTACTGGCATCTGAAACCTGTGCCTTTGACCTGATCCAGGCTGAATTCATCCGGGAACTGGCCCCCGGTGAAATCGTTATTATCAGTGAAGACGGCATCAAGAGTATCAAACATCCCAATGCAGCTGCCAAAAAATCCTTGTGCATATTTGAATATATCTATTTTGCCCGGCCTGACTCCACCATTGACGGCAAAAACGTCTATGAAATGAGAAAGGCACATGGAAGGCGTCTGGCCCAGGAATCCCATGTGGATGCAGACCTGGTCATGCCGTTCCCCGATTCCGGCAACTATGCGGCCATCGGCTATGCCGCAGAATCTGGAATCCCCTTTGAAATGGCTATGATACGCAACCACTATGTGGGCAGAAGTTTTATCCAGCCCACCCAGTCCATGCGGGATTTTGCGGTGCGGGTGAAACTGAACCCGGTACGGGAACTGATAAAAGGTAAAGATATTATCATTGTTGAAGATTCCATTATCCGGGGCACCACGGCCAAAACCCGTGTGAAAGCACTAAAGGAGTTGGGAGCCGGAAAAATACACATGCGGGTATCTTGTCCGCCTCATAAGTTCCCCTGTTACTACGGCATTGATTTTTCATCCAAGGGAGAGTTGATTGCGGCTCAGAAACCCTTGGATGAACTGACCGAATACCTTGGATTGGATTCCCTGCATTACCTGTCCATTGAAGGCATGCTCGAAGCCTCCGGAGTCAATGACCCTGAAGCCAATTTCTGCAAGGCCTGCTTTGACGGTACATACCCTGTGCCCTTTGATCCCAATTTTACCAAACAGTGCATGGGATAAAATGAAAAAACAAACCGTTGCATTTTCAAGGCAGAGCACCAATCTGTTTTTCCACATACTGACACGATGCAATCTGCGTTGTGCCCACTGCTATATCAACCGAGACCAGCACGGAAGCAACACCCTTTCCCTGGATACGATCAAGGCGTGGCTTGGTATCTTTTCTTCCAAAGCAAAGGATACCAACCTGATTTTTTTAGGGGGTGAACCCACGCTTCACCCCGATCTTGCTTCAGCCATAGGCATAGCCGAATCCATGGGATTCAAATCCATCACCATTGATACCAACGGTTTTTTATTTCACAACATCCTGGACAAGATCACACCCAATCAGATTGACTTTTTTTCATTTTCCCTGGATGGTGTCAGCAAGAGAATCAATGATGCCATCAGAGGAGAGGGATGCTTTGATGCCGTCATGTCCGGTATCAGCCGTGCTGTGGAAAAAGGTTTTTCCTGCTCAATGATCTATACGGTCTCTGAAAAAAACATTCATGAGGTCCCAAAGCTTCCTGAATTGGTAAAGGATCTCGGTATTTCACGATTTTTTATCCAGGTGGTGGGTATGCGGGGCGAAACGGAAAACACGGATGCAAGGCACCAGGTATCAAAATCAATCTGGCAGAAAACCATTCCAAAAACGGCGGAACAGATTGCAGAACAGGGAATTATCGTTACCTACCCCAAGGTGTTCCTTACCCATGAAGAAACCTTTGAATGTGCTGCCAATGTGGCGGACAACTATTTTATCTTCCCCAACGGACGGGTGTATCAATGTCCTTTATGTGAGGATTTTCCCTTTCATTCCTATGAAATAATAAACAATCAACTTATGCCTCGTCCAAAAATCAATGAAAAGGATCTTTTCTCTTTGCAGATTCCCGAAGGTTGTGTAATGAACAAATTAATACAGCCGGGAAATCTCTCCTACGATGATAATGAATTCCCCCGCTATAAAATCGCCTGTTGTATGCTCAAGGAGGAATTATACCCTTAAGACAGAACGTTCAAAATGAAATTCCAGCCGATTCATCAATTACCAAACAAAAGTTTGTTTGGTAACACTACAGCGACACTTGAACGTCTAATTCTTCAGCGAGAGCCATTTTTCTTTTTCTATGGCTTTTTTATATGAAAGTTATGAGTAGTGAGTAGTGAGATTTAAAACAAGCTGTTTTCTCAATACTCAATACTCACATCTTTCATTATTTGTTGTGTCCGTCAGGACATGGTCGTTATAGAGATGGATCAATTACTCTACCCATGAACAGGATGGTTCCTGTAAAATCATCCCGTATCAAAAAGATAAATGGTCTATCCATAGAGATGCTTACCGACTCATATGCTGCAACTACATCCACAACAACGGCTGTTGCAGCAGCGGCTTCCGTGCCTTTCTCATCAACGGCAATAAAGGCTTTATGATAAATTTCATCAATATATGGCGTTGAATCTTCGGGGTCAACCATATTGCTGAAATCTGCTGCATATGGAATAAAGGCATCAATCATGCCTAAATTGCGCATGATTTGTTTACAACGTATTTCGCAATCAAACTCAAACTTCGGCAAAGTCAATTCAACATCCCCTATGGACAAAGATGAAAGAATAGATTGGATAAAATTATTATCAAGAGCGCTTTCAACTGAATCAAATCTGCCGTTATGGGGAGCAATTAAAAGCATGGAAAGCTCCTGGGAATATTGAGATTCATCGTGCGGACTCACATAGGGCAGCTCAACAGCATCAAAATCTTCACTTTGAAAAAACCTGGTGCGTACCGTCTGATGCATCATTTGTGATGATACGGTAGAATTATCAAGACGTGTAAAATCACCTGGAATTGTAGCTCCCTCATCAAATTGAGAGCACCAGGATGCCTTAAAATAAATGGCATTGGTTAGAACCACTGCTGTATCCGATAAAATTGAACCTTCAGGGAGCAGATCTTTAATTTTTTCATTAGTCTGATCTTCCACCCACCGATTAATTACCAATCGTGAGGCATCAGGCTGTCCTGAAAAATCAAGGGTGTGGACACCGGCATCATAGTTTTGTGCTAAAATATCAAGGTAGGAGGCGAGAAAGGGGTATCCAATATTGCTCCATACCGCATTGACTAAATTGAGCTGAAAAGCATCCCCCCCTATGAAGAAGGGGTCGGTATCATCCCGGCTGTTTATATCCACATTCAGAGCGTTCAGTGTGGAATGAAAACTGCTTGACGGAAGTGTAAAGTGCAGACTGTCTGCCATCTCATCGGCGGTATTATTTTTTGCACCGGCCCAGGTCATGGCAAGGGCGTTTTCTATGCTATAGGTTGAAAAAAATATGTTCTTATCCTGGAGACTTTCATCTGCTGAGGCCTGGTGATAAAAATCAAAGGTATAGTCAGAAAATCCATTTACCAATTCCTCCATATCAGCAGAATCATAATTTGGAAAATCGTCATAAGAGGCAGATGATTTTACAATTTTGAGCTGTACCTCAATATCAGATAACAATTCTGCAATATACTCTTCTGCCTCTTCTACATCAAAATCATCATTTGCCGCAGAACTTATAATATTGGCTGCCCAATCCATAAAACTCTCGTCATCAGTCATAGATCCTACGTCAGAATAAGCAAAAAGAAGTCCGATTTCAGTCTTTTTAGCTAACGTAGCGGCATCTTCGGAACTTCCAGTTGCGGACTTTGCACCATTAATGATAGCCATAATAGCCTGGTCACGCCGTATCTCTCCACTGTCCAGTGCGTCCACCCAATAAGTTAAGCCCGCGTCAGCTGGAGCGCGGTTCAATACATTATCAAAAATATTAGTAATAAACTCTGAATTGCTTAACGCTTCTGGAAGTTTTTCTTTAGTTTCAGGTTGGTCAAAAAAGGATTGTGCAACTTGATCAATGGTAAAATACCCTGTGTCAACTGATTCAGCCCAGTAGTTCAAACCAGCATTCGCGGGTGCCCTTCCAAAAGTTGCTACATAAATTTCTGAAATAAGATGTTCCGTACTCATATCACAACCATCACAATGCTGATCTGTACAAAAAGCAATGGAAGTCAAAATGAAAACTCCGATGAATAGAATGAAAAACGGAACAAAAACTTTCTTCATGTCCTCCCCCCATAACGTTAGAATATTAGAATACCGGATCACCTCTAAATGGCAACCCAGTTATAATCAATGGAACCGCGCCTTTCCGTGCCTGTCTTTCGGCAGGTTTGGCTTTGTCGTCTCGTAGATGTATCAGAACAAGTAACCCAATATCGCCTAAAAACGAGTTTGTCAATCAGGTAAACCCTTAGAAATGTCAAATTTTTACTTTTTCATTTTTTCATTTAAGGTGATCCCCCTTGTTGGTTGATCCCGTGGATCAGGATAGCTTGGCTCACCGTCATCATGAGAAAGATCATTCCAATGCACATCAAAGGGGAAAAATCCGGAAGCGAACCTGGAACGTCTAAAACGGAATGCCCCATCCTGGTACAGATAAAAGTTATGGGCGACGTTGACCGGCGAATCCAGATTAAAGATTAAAGATTAACTGTCAGAATATCAAACGCCAGCATCCACAAAAGGCGATCCACATCCAGCACATCCTCAACCTGGGAATGACGGCATGTATTTCCTGGCGATTTCATAGCTGAGCACTTCCCGGACAAAGCTTGGATCATTATAAACGTTTGCAAGTTTAAGGGTCCCGTACCCGTCGAGGGGTCTGGCCGTTATTGATATAATCAAGTTTTATATTCTGATCAGATGATGCCCGGCATAAAAAAAATGGCTCATGTCGTGTTTTGGGGTCTTTTGAAATTTGGTAACAAAAAAGCAAGAATTGACTTGCATTACGGACTGTTATGATGGTAGATATTCGCTTTGCTATTAACTGGTTACACTTGGATTGGAGCCGATGAAGGTAAATATCAAGACCCTGATAGATGATGTGCAATGCTATGAAACCGTTCGTGAGCTGCGTTGGCCAGAAATACGTGAGTGTCCGTTTTGTGATTCCATAAACACAATCAAAAAAGGTTACGATGATAGGGAATCTGCCAAACAGCGCTATGAATGCAAAGAGTGCGGAAAACGCTTCGATGATCTCACCGGGACCATTTTTGCCGGACATCACCAACCCCTTAAAGTGTGGATATTGTGCCTTTATTTCATGGAGTTAAATTTGTCAAACAACCAGATTTCCAAAGAGTTGGACCTTAATCGTGGAGATGTTCACAATATGACTGCTCAGCTACGCGAAGGCGTGGTAAAAAAAAGCCTTGGATAACCCTTCAGGATGAGGTTGAGTGCGATGAGGTGTATATCGTTGCAGGGCACAAAGGCAACCCCGAAGCTGTATCAAAAAAAGGCCGGGATGGTCGCCGTAACCGATTAAAGGGTGATAGAGGGCGTGGTACGCTGGAAAAAGAGAAACCACCTATTTTCGGGATAATACAGCGGTGTGGGCAGGTTGTGATTCAAATGCTCCCCAATGTCCGGCAGGCCACCATTGAGCCTTTGATAAAGGCCACTATACAGCCAGAAACATTGGTCTACACCGATGAGTATGCCATTTATAACCGGTTGAATGAATGGGGTTATGACCATGAAAGTGTGAATCATGAAGCCGGTGAATATGCCAGAGATGATGATGGAGATGGGTTTTATGAAGTCCATGTGAATACAATGGAAGGCTTCTGGTCATTACTCCGAAGTTGGATTCGCCCACATCGGGGTATCTCACAGGAGAAACTTCCTTTTTACCTCGGATTTTTCGAGTTCGTTCATAATGTTGGTAAACGAGGGAAATCCCTGCTTCACTCACTTATTGAGGTGCTGATTAAGTAAGACCCCAAAACGCGACATGAGCCTTTTTATTTTAACTTAAAGGTACCAAAATGATAACCAGCTTCCTCAGTGGGATATTACCATTCGACCATTAACGGTAAGTTGAGATCGGCCAAGTCCCTAAAATGGTAAATATAGCGGATAGAGATGGGAAGCCACCCGGAGGAAGCTTCCCGAATTAGTTATTTTCTAGATTTTAACGGGCATAAACACTCCGGGTTAATTTGGGGGTATTATGCGCTTTTTATCTCAATCTGTCTGGGTTTGGCTGCCTCAGACTTTGGCAGATGCAGCCGTAATACACCGTTTTTCAGTTCAGCCTCAACTTTTTCAACATCAATTGTCTGGGGGACAGAAAAATTTCTTACATATTGAGCATTTGAGAACTCTTCGTAGGTGACCGGACCGGTTACAGGCAATTTCCTGACACCGGATATTGATAAGGTGCCGTTGTCTATATCAACAGATATATCGTCTTTTACAACCCCGGGCATGTCGGCGTAGATAAGTATTTCATCCTCATTTTCATAAATATCAACGGCAGGGGTTGCTTCATATAATTCTTTGGTTTTTTCAATATTTTTTTCTTCCTGTTTAGCTATCTCCTGGCTCCTATCCATGACAATCCTCCTTTGGATAAACTTTTCATTGACGATTTAGATGATGCTGATTTTTTTGGGTTTTGCCGCCTCATGCTTGGGAAGGATAAGGTACAACACACCGTCTTTCAATGTGGCCTCAACTTTGGTGGAATCAACATCTGCCGGTAATGTAAAACTTCTGGAAAAAGACCCGATACCCCGTTCCGTTCTATGGATTTTATAATTTTCAGGTGCATCGGATTTCCTTTGCCCGCTGATTTCAAGATAGTTCCCCTGAATTTTTACATTCAAGTCGTCTTTTTTAAGTCCCGTCACTTCCGCCCTTATTTCAAAATTGTCTCCATTTTCATAGAGGTTGGTCCGGGGAGCAGTTTGTTCAAATCCCCATCTGTAACCGGATGATTTTTCATAGTCGCCGTAAAGATTATCCAGTCTTTTTTGAAGAAGGTTCATGCTCCCGAACAATCTGTCAAGATCACTGATTCTTGTAAACATAATTATTCCTCCTTTAAATAGTTTTTATTTTAGAATACTGATGGAGCGTTCGGGCTGGTAGAATCGACGTCTTTATGAAAGTTTTAAGGTTTGTCCATCCTATCCCCTGATACCTTTGCTCCCACAAAATCATCTCTATTTTTGCTTAATTTAATTCTGTTTTTTTTCATGTCAATATAATTTTTATTACCATATTTGATCATATAGTGATCAATTCAAATATGAATCTTGATATTGTTCAATTGAGGATTTTTATAAGGAGGTGATATTATGCCGAAGGATTATTACCTTGTTTTTAGAAAAAAGGCCGATTCACCTATTGGGTGCATCGGCCTTTTTTATACTAAGTCAAAAAAACTGAATTAATCTTCTACCTGCTTAATAACAATCAGGAGATCTTTTGCATCAACCTGTGTTCCAACGGATGTGACGATTCTTTGAACAATACCGGAGACATCAGAGAGCACATTGGTTTGCATTTTCATTGCTTCAATGGTAGCAAGAACATCCCCTCGTTCGATCTTCTGGTTTTCAGTAACGCAAACGGCAGAGATCAGACCCGGCATTGGTGAACCAATTTCACCAAGAACAGCCGGGTTGGCCTTTTCCCGTGGTGCTCTTTCCGGCGCTTTCGAGCGGTCAGGTACTTTAACAATCCGGGATTGACCATTCAGTTCGAAAAAGACCTCTCTTTTTCCTTCTTCATCTGCCTTCCCCTTGGCCATGAGACGAACAATAAGGGTTTTTCCGGACGCGAGATCAACAGAAAGTTCTTCTTCCCGTTTCATTCCATAGAAAAAATTAAGCGTTGGAAGCACACTCACATTTCCATAGGTCCTGCGATGTTTGGCGTAATCAATGAATACATCCGGATACATTAAATAGGAAGCAAGTTCGCAGTCTGAAATTTTCCTTTCTGCCAGTTTTTCTGCTTCCGCACGCGTTGAGTCCATGTCAACAGGCTCAAGCAGTTGTCCTGGACGAACCGTAATGGGTTCTTCACCTTTCAATATCTTTTTCTGCAACTCTTTGGGAAATCCTCCCGGAGGTTGTCCCATCATTCCTTTAAAGAAGCTAACGACGGATTCCGGGAACGACACTTCTTTTTCCGGATTCAAAACATCTTCTTTGGTCAGACCGCTGGTAATCATGGACAAAGCCATATCGCCAACCACTTTGGAGCTTGGCGTGACTTTTACAATATCACCGAACATCTCATTTACATCTCTATACACCTTTGCCACTTCAGGCCATCTTTCTTCAATGCCCAGTGCCCTGGCCTGCTGGCGCAGATTGGTATATTGTCCGCCCGGCATTTCATGCAGATAAACTTCAGAGGTGCCGCTGTGAAATTCACTTTCAAAACCAACATACATCTGCCTTACTTTTTCCCAGTAGTTGGAAATAATTGCCAGTGATTCCGAATTCATACCGGTATCACGCGGGGTATTTTTAAGTGCGGCCACAATGGAACCTAAATTGGGGTGCGAGGTCAACCCGCTCATGGCATCCATTGCCGCATCAATGGCATCAACGCCTGCGTCTGCTGCCGACAGCAGTGTTGCTGCGGCAATGCCGCTGGTATCATGGCTGTGAAGGTGAATGGGCAGACCAATTTCATTCTTTAAGGCTTCAATCAGCACCTTTGCCGCAGCCGGCTTTAACAATCCTGCCATATCCTTAATCGCCAAAATATGGGCACCGGCTTTTTCGAGCTCTTTTGCCATATCAACATAGTATTTCAGGCTGTATTTGGTCCTTTTGGGATCCAGAATATCACCTGTATAACATATGGCAGCTTCACAAATTTTATTGTTTTCCAGAACCGAATCCATGGCCAATCTCATATTTTCGACCCAGTTCAGGGAATCAAAAACACGGAAAAGGTCCATTCCGTTTTCAGCAGCCTGTTTGACAAAGTACTTGATAACATTGTCCGGATAATTGGTATATCCCACACCATTGGAGGCT
Encoded here:
- the purF gene encoding amidophosphoribosyltransferase; this encodes MNTTHPNCSTCPVFTPSERPKDECGVFGLYKHPEAAQITYFGLYALQHRGQESAGISVNRGINDKIFSHKGMGLVPEIFNMDDLKRIEGGSAIGHVRYSTTGDSVLANAQPFVVNHRHRSYALAHNGNLVNAHIIREELEEQGSIFQTTMDSEVFLHLFIKNLIKGDYESAILKAVSKLEGAYSMILLTCKGEIIGMKDPNGFRPLALGKLNGHYVLASETCAFDLIQAEFIRELAPGEIVIISEDGIKSIKHPNAAAKKSLCIFEYIYFARPDSTIDGKNVYEMRKAHGRRLAQESHVDADLVMPFPDSGNYAAIGYAAESGIPFEMAMIRNHYVGRSFIQPTQSMRDFAVRVKLNPVRELIKGKDIIIVEDSIIRGTTAKTRVKALKELGAGKIHMRVSCPPHKFPCYYGIDFSSKGELIAAQKPLDELTEYLGLDSLHYLSIEGMLEASGVNDPEANFCKACFDGTYPVPFDPNFTKQCMG
- the carA gene encoding glutamine-hydrolyzing carbamoyl-phosphate synthase small subunit, translating into MKALLALEDGRTFSCTSFTGPGEAQGEVVFNTSMTGYQEILTDPSYYGQMVTMTYPLIGNYGVCPEDVESDRIHVAAFIVKEYQPFPSNFRSKGTLADYLIKSHILGIEDLDTRALTRHIRKSGAMRAMISTTDLDPESLVARARLIPSMEGSDLVGYVTTRKPYFWKDNSPDYVDAKSLEDPSIWRHKGTKHSVVALDFGIKYNIIRCLENAGCEVLVVPAKTDAQTIKYLNPDGIFLSNGPGDPEPLTYIVETIRELLEHFPVFGICLGMQLLGLAMGGKTMKIKFGHRGGNQPVKNIDTGKVEITSQNHGFAVDLNTLDKNKCRLTHINLNEYSLEGLKNDTIRAFAVQYHPEASPGPHDAAYLFNQFAKVMENAKA
- the carB gene encoding carbamoyl-phosphate synthase large subunit, producing MPKRNDIHKILIIGAGPIIISQACEFDYSGTQACKALKEEGFEVVLINSNPATIMTDPETADRVYIEPVTAETLCKVIEIERPDAVLPTLGGQTALNTTIDAAKTGIFERYNIELIGASIDAINKAEDRELFRDAMNKIGLRIPKSGFAVNMTEVEEVAQQIGFPIIVRPSFTLGGTGGGVAYNMEELANLAKSGLDASLITQVMLEESVLGWKEFELEVMRDHADNVVIICSIENIDAMGVHTGDSITVAPAQTLSDKEYQALRDASIAIIREIGVDTGGSNVQFAVNPDNGDIIVVEMNPRVSRSSALASKATGFPIAKIAAKLAVGYTLDEIPNDITGETMACFEPSIDYCVVKIPRWTFEKFPETDDILTTAMKSVGETMSIGRTFKEALQKGLRSLEIGRAGFGADGKDPAPGSVAGMDLEYKLSTPNSQRIFYIKYAIEHGMPITMIHDLTDIDPWFLYQMKQIVDLEKQLKLAGMNLPKDLFEKAKKYGFSDTQLAYLSGGLTDKQIEQKRKDLGIVPVYKLVDTCAAEFRAVTPYYYSTYESECEARVSDKKKVIILGGGPNRIGQGIEFDYCCVHASFALREEGVESIMVNSNPETVSTDYDTSDKLYFEPLTREDVLHIVEKEKPFGVIVQFGGQTPLNLATDLQKAGVPIIGTSPESIDRAEDRDLFAAMLKKLGLRQPDNGIAYSYQEAVKVARDIGYPVMVRPSFVLGGRAMKIVYDEKDLESYFELAVQASPDKPVLIDKFLEEAFELDVDAISDGEDTIIGGMMEHIEEAGIHSGDSACVLPPYSIEAHHIKEMSDAAKAIAKELNVKGLMNIQFGIMNDTVYIIEVNPRASRTIPFVSKAIGVPLAKLATKVMLGKTLKELGVTTEVIPPYYCVKEAVMPFDRFENVDPVLGPEMKSTGEVMGIDKDLGAAVAKAQFAAGQKLPKEGTVFISVQDKDKKAALPVAKCFHDMGFTIMATRGTVTFLEENKIPSTFVKKVSAGRPHVVDAVKNGEIQLILNTGASSQTQRDGYEIRRAAIKYKIPYATTTDGARAISLAIQAMKKENLTVKPLQYYHQEIKH